From Pseudoalteromonas viridis, the proteins below share one genomic window:
- a CDS encoding assimilatory sulfite reductase (NADPH) flavoprotein subunit: MLLSQLSAAASPLTQEQLQKLQGLVAELNPIQQAWVSGYLAANANTAALAGTLGQAPAAAAEAAPLTILYGSQTGNAKGVAAQLESAAKARGLQTKLVNMADYKPAALKKEQFIAVAVSTYGEGEPPEDAETLHAFLGGKKAPKLDGVKIAVLGLGDSSYEFFCQTAIDFEERLQKLGAESVVARADLDVDYEEQATAWIDSALDAFEPALKAQQQQGSANVVAMPLATAGAHASQYTKQNPFSAEISVVQKITGRNSTKDVRHVEISLEGSDIQYQPGDSLGVFFLNDEQRVDEVIALLGLEGDSEVTLGSETLTLRSALIEKLELTQSYPGFVEKYAAATNNAELSTLAGDKAALREYIEARQIFDIIKQQPGTLSAQALVDSCRKIQPRLYSIASSQAEVDEEVHLTVGLVEFDAFGETHQGGCSGFLAHRVEEGTQVKVFSEHNDNFRLPADDNTPVIMVGPGTGIAPFRAFLQEREARDAEGDNWLFFGNPHFTQDFLYQVELQKYVKSGVLNRIDLAFSRDQAEKIYVQDRLREKGQDVYTWLQNGAHFYVCGDASRMAKDVHQALVDIVKQYAGKSDEEAEEYLKELRSAGRYQKDVY, translated from the coding sequence ATGTTGTTAAGTCAACTCAGTGCCGCGGCCAGTCCGCTGACACAAGAACAACTGCAAAAATTACAGGGGTTAGTGGCGGAGCTTAATCCGATCCAGCAGGCCTGGGTCAGTGGTTATCTGGCTGCCAATGCCAACACCGCCGCACTAGCCGGCACCTTAGGGCAGGCACCTGCGGCGGCTGCAGAAGCGGCACCTTTGACGATTTTATACGGCTCGCAGACCGGTAATGCCAAAGGGGTTGCGGCGCAATTAGAAAGTGCTGCTAAAGCACGCGGCCTGCAAACCAAGCTGGTTAATATGGCTGACTACAAGCCTGCGGCGCTGAAGAAAGAGCAATTTATTGCCGTGGCTGTTTCAACTTATGGTGAAGGTGAGCCACCTGAAGACGCAGAAACCTTGCATGCCTTTTTGGGCGGTAAAAAAGCCCCTAAACTGGACGGTGTTAAAATCGCAGTGCTGGGCCTGGGTGATTCAAGCTATGAATTTTTCTGTCAGACGGCCATTGATTTTGAAGAGCGCCTGCAAAAGCTGGGCGCCGAGTCTGTGGTTGCCCGTGCTGATCTGGACGTAGACTATGAAGAGCAGGCAACAGCCTGGATTGACAGTGCACTCGATGCCTTTGAGCCTGCGCTAAAGGCTCAGCAACAGCAAGGCAGTGCGAATGTAGTGGCCATGCCGCTGGCAACGGCCGGTGCCCATGCCAGCCAGTACACCAAACAAAACCCGTTCAGCGCAGAAATCTCTGTGGTGCAGAAGATCACCGGCCGTAACTCGACCAAAGATGTTCGCCACGTCGAAATTTCGCTCGAAGGGTCTGACATTCAATATCAGCCGGGTGATTCACTGGGCGTCTTCTTCCTCAATGACGAACAACGTGTGGACGAAGTGATTGCTCTGCTTGGTCTTGAAGGCGACAGCGAAGTCACGCTGGGCAGCGAGACGCTGACACTGCGCTCTGCCTTGATTGAAAAGCTTGAATTAACTCAGTCTTACCCTGGCTTTGTTGAAAAGTACGCGGCTGCAACGAATAACGCAGAGCTGAGTACGCTGGCCGGTGATAAAGCGGCGCTGCGTGAGTACATCGAAGCGCGTCAGATCTTCGATATCATCAAGCAACAGCCTGGTACGCTCAGTGCGCAGGCACTGGTCGACAGCTGTCGTAAGATCCAGCCACGCTTGTATTCTATTGCGTCGAGCCAGGCTGAAGTGGACGAAGAAGTGCACCTGACTGTGGGTCTGGTGGAGTTTGACGCCTTTGGTGAAACCCATCAGGGCGGTTGCTCTGGCTTCCTGGCGCACCGCGTTGAGGAAGGCACGCAAGTTAAAGTGTTCAGTGAGCATAACGACAATTTCCGTTTGCCAGCAGATGACAATACGCCCGTGATCATGGTCGGTCCGGGTACTGGTATTGCGCCATTCCGCGCCTTCTTGCAAGAGCGCGAGGCACGCGATGCTGAGGGCGACAACTGGTTATTCTTCGGTAACCCGCACTTTACTCAGGATTTCCTGTATCAGGTTGAATTACAAAAGTACGTGAAATCAGGCGTACTGAATCGCATTGATCTGGCCTTTAGCCGGGATCAGGCAGAAAAAATCTACGTTCAGGACCGTTTACGCGAAAAGGGTCAGGACGTATATACATGGTTGCAAAATGGTGCGCACTTTTATGTGTGTGGAGACGCCAGCCGTATGGCCAAGGACGTTCATCAGGCATTAGTAGACATCGTTAAGCAGTATGCAGGCAAGAGCGACGAGGAAGCTGAAGAGTATCTCAAAGAGTTACGCAGCGCGGGTCGCTATCAAAAAGACGTGTACTAA
- the fhuF gene encoding siderophore-iron reductase FhuF: MSQTPDLPTLAQQFAEVTALKRAIAGWARTEGIDSPRAQASVWHMRYCVRVLPSVLLSHSVLNRDLPVAAQQVQLCLATQRLMLPTCGQPFAPASGTAAKYHSLIFAHFAPLHAFLSGQFGVTERVLWSNLVYRLRHISTTIASVLPDASGLQQDVRSLLSQNCWQDRPNPLFSAQRNEYMAAGKRVRGACCLLHAHPHKDYCGDCPKRPELMAARKTARKQIACGTKSFSQ; encoded by the coding sequence TTGTCACAGACCCCGGACTTGCCGACACTGGCACAGCAATTTGCCGAGGTAACGGCGTTAAAAAGGGCCATAGCCGGCTGGGCACGCACTGAGGGGATAGACTCCCCCCGGGCACAAGCCTCCGTCTGGCATATGCGCTATTGCGTAAGGGTGCTGCCGAGCGTGCTGCTCAGTCACAGCGTGCTCAATCGAGATTTGCCTGTGGCGGCGCAGCAGGTGCAACTGTGTTTAGCCACACAACGGCTGATGCTGCCAACCTGTGGCCAGCCATTTGCGCCTGCCAGCGGCACAGCAGCGAAATATCATTCGCTGATCTTTGCCCATTTTGCCCCTCTGCATGCCTTTCTCAGTGGTCAGTTTGGCGTCACCGAGCGGGTATTGTGGAGCAACCTGGTCTACCGCCTGCGCCACATCAGCACCACCATCGCCAGTGTGTTGCCCGATGCCTCTGGTCTGCAACAGGATGTACGCTCTCTGCTGAGCCAAAATTGCTGGCAGGACAGGCCCAACCCGCTATTCAGCGCACAGCGTAACGAGTATATGGCCGCAGGAAAACGAGTACGCGGTGCCTGCTGTTTGCTGCACGCCCATCCGCACAAAGACTACTGCGGCGACTGCCCGAAACGCCCGGAGTTGATGGCGGCACGCAAAACCGCCCGCAAGCAAATTGCCTGCGGGACTAAATCTTTTTCGCAATGA
- a CDS encoding 4'-phosphopantetheinyl transferase family protein, translating to MSLTPAELFTPQLPFASYSSAFCVADYQDSDFARYAQPLPDKLSRAVAKRKAEYLAGRHCASQALQTLGLPHTVIASADSRAPIWPTGIQGTISHTQGLAMAMVSNDPKVRGLGIDLERKMSDKQEQELQTQILAKTEQTAFERLSKAQRCPLTLIFSAKESIYKALYPVVQRFFGFEAACLIEHSDNQLHFALTETLHETLPQGARISVYYQLSDELVLTECCLRTAP from the coding sequence ATGTCGTTAACACCAGCCGAATTATTTACCCCCCAGCTGCCATTCGCCAGTTACAGCAGCGCGTTTTGCGTTGCAGATTATCAGGACAGTGATTTTGCCCGCTATGCTCAACCGCTGCCCGATAAACTCAGTCGTGCTGTTGCCAAGCGCAAGGCCGAATATCTGGCCGGGCGCCACTGTGCCAGTCAAGCGCTACAAACGCTGGGACTGCCTCATACCGTGATTGCCAGTGCCGACAGTCGCGCGCCCATCTGGCCAACAGGCATTCAGGGCACCATCAGCCATACTCAAGGGTTGGCGATGGCCATGGTCAGTAACGACCCCAAGGTACGGGGGTTGGGCATAGACTTGGAAAGGAAAATGTCAGACAAGCAGGAACAGGAACTACAAACCCAGATCCTGGCTAAAACAGAGCAGACTGCGTTTGAACGGCTGAGCAAAGCACAGCGCTGCCCGCTGACGTTGATCTTCTCCGCCAAAGAAAGCATTTATAAAGCGCTCTATCCTGTGGTACAGCGCTTTTTTGGCTTTGAGGCCGCATGCCTGATTGAGCACAGCGATAATCAGTTACACTTTGCGCTCACCGAGACACTGCATGAAACCCTGCCACAGGGCGCCCGGATCAGCGTCTATTACCAGCTCAGTGACGAGCTGGTGCTGACCGAGTGCTGCCTGCGTACCGCGCCCTAG
- a CDS encoding DUF3103 family protein yields the protein MKRISQMTLSALALSLSAAASATAAPAEAVNNLAAPLAQIDRFNPQAFQVSDIKKVMAKSLAQELSQQGSRWQSALASQPRLTVQDMQVSQQAQSLIGQASTQTRVLKGLPQSDSNLYQLRLASADMLSQWQEGEEPLIAFAPKGDDKTWIHVEAYDSDGQLHLLDAQQMPQRPVLVLELDQQQVRREGLAVMQNIFSSARETQSVERFSNNMLQTNQMTIQSEAISTSVLKRIRLNNDQEPWVLGKAEVYGIVTGVSPSRDEPVLDIVDMPYLDHDGTDYTPNQILIHWERYRWQAADVLLMEQDDNTNYKDLATTFLDIVTQVMRTIPDPNVQGYAIIPQLTNQLIKAMPDHWFSNDDDYVDVFYTLFEGQNYSGYMGASNNAKITLSPLTIEPR from the coding sequence ATGAAACGCATATCTCAGATGACCTTATCTGCACTGGCCCTGAGCCTGAGTGCAGCAGCAAGCGCAACCGCAGCTCCGGCTGAGGCCGTGAATAACCTGGCAGCGCCGCTGGCGCAAATTGACCGCTTTAATCCACAGGCCTTCCAGGTCAGTGATATCAAAAAAGTGATGGCGAAGTCTCTGGCGCAAGAGTTGTCGCAGCAGGGTTCACGCTGGCAGTCAGCACTGGCCAGTCAGCCACGTCTGACGGTGCAGGATATGCAAGTATCACAACAGGCACAGTCATTGATTGGTCAGGCAAGCACGCAAACTCGGGTATTGAAAGGCTTGCCACAAAGCGACAGCAACTTGTATCAATTGCGTCTGGCTTCGGCTGACATGCTAAGCCAGTGGCAGGAAGGCGAAGAGCCGTTGATCGCCTTTGCACCGAAAGGAGATGACAAAACCTGGATCCATGTTGAAGCCTATGACAGTGATGGCCAGCTGCATCTGTTAGATGCGCAGCAAATGCCGCAGCGTCCGGTGCTTGTACTGGAGCTTGATCAACAGCAGGTGCGCCGTGAAGGGCTGGCCGTGATGCAGAACATTTTCAGCAGCGCCAGAGAAACGCAATCGGTTGAGCGTTTTTCAAATAATATGCTGCAAACGAACCAAATGACGATTCAGTCAGAAGCCATTTCGACCAGTGTTTTGAAACGTATTCGCCTGAACAATGATCAGGAGCCTTGGGTGCTGGGTAAAGCGGAAGTCTATGGCATCGTTACAGGGGTAAGCCCGTCACGGGATGAGCCAGTTCTGGATATTGTTGATATGCCCTACCTGGATCATGACGGCACTGACTACACGCCAAACCAGATCCTGATCCACTGGGAGCGTTATCGCTGGCAGGCCGCAGATGTATTACTGATGGAGCAGGATGACAACACCAACTACAAAGATTTAGCGACGACTTTCCTGGACATCGTCACTCAGGTCATGCGCACCATTCCGGATCCCAACGTACAGGGTTATGCGATCATTCCTCAGCTGACCAATCAGCTGATCAAAGCGATGCCAGATCACTGGTTCAGCAATGATGATGACTATGTAGACGTGTTTTACACCTTATTCGAAGGCCAAAATTACAGCGGTTACATGGGCGCCAGCAACAACGCAAAAATTACTCTTTCTCCCTTAACCATAGAGCCCAGATAA
- a CDS encoding S41 family peptidase, which produces MMQFSNLYLAIGLALTLTALSGCGGGGTESGTSGNSGTVTTPDNNNNTGGNSGGDSGGNSGNDSVGGSTEPSWQAGVFPPATNFINFCATPRTGQDPYNNNQPYPDKAGTMMHEKMWLRSFSNETYLWYDEIADNNPSSFSTVASYFDQLKTTQRNADNSLKDEFHFSTTYESYQKERQSGVATSYGIHWSAIKTASPDRNFTIAYVEPNSPAAASGLRRGDRLVSIDGEDFIDGDNVTLFNEALFPSAPKAYTFVFRPVQGEDKSASMTAVDFEQTPVQNTKVISHGGKTFGYVQFNQFIPTAQAPLIAAFDTFKNRNVDELVLDMRYNGGGLVHSAAQLGYMVAGDSSLSRNFGVTTYNDKRQSDNRTYTFEPRRIDWTRNEFMNDTILPSLNLSKVYVLTTDDTASASEMVINGLRGIDIEVIQIGTTTRGKPYGFVPAPNCGMVYYTIQSKSANEKGFGDYANGFTPTPASQISGEAGLDAKVPGCQVSDDLSHALGDENEQLLASALHHSITGTCLVSEASGVSAKPDNSEHAEEHNAVTLPFKPLRHGAIHTALRGQ; this is translated from the coding sequence ATGATGCAATTCAGCAACTTATACCTTGCCATCGGATTGGCTTTAACCCTCACCGCACTTTCTGGTTGCGGTGGTGGCGGTACAGAAAGCGGCACAAGCGGCAATTCTGGCACGGTAACCACCCCAGATAATAACAATAATACCGGTGGAAACTCAGGAGGAGATTCAGGTGGTAATTCTGGTAACGACAGCGTCGGAGGCAGCACAGAACCCAGCTGGCAGGCGGGTGTGTTTCCACCCGCGACAAATTTCATCAATTTTTGCGCCACCCCGCGCACTGGGCAAGATCCGTATAACAATAATCAGCCCTATCCTGACAAAGCCGGAACCATGATGCACGAAAAAATGTGGTTGCGCTCGTTCAGTAACGAAACTTACTTGTGGTATGACGAAATTGCCGATAACAATCCGAGCAGCTTCAGCACCGTGGCAAGTTATTTCGATCAGCTAAAAACCACACAACGTAACGCGGATAACTCGCTCAAAGATGAGTTCCATTTTTCGACTACCTACGAAAGCTATCAAAAGGAACGCCAGTCAGGTGTGGCCACCAGTTATGGCATTCACTGGTCGGCTATTAAAACCGCTTCACCCGATCGAAATTTTACCATTGCCTATGTTGAGCCAAACTCACCTGCAGCGGCCAGCGGCCTGCGCCGAGGTGACCGCCTGGTCAGCATAGATGGCGAAGACTTTATTGACGGCGACAATGTCACGCTGTTCAATGAAGCCCTGTTTCCCAGTGCGCCAAAGGCCTATACCTTTGTGTTTCGCCCAGTCCAGGGCGAAGATAAATCAGCCAGCATGACGGCCGTCGACTTTGAACAAACCCCGGTGCAAAACACCAAGGTCATATCGCACGGTGGCAAAACCTTCGGCTATGTCCAGTTTAATCAGTTTATCCCCACTGCGCAGGCGCCACTGATCGCAGCCTTCGATACCTTTAAAAACCGTAACGTCGATGAGCTCGTGCTGGATATGCGTTACAACGGGGGCGGCCTTGTGCACAGCGCAGCCCAACTGGGTTATATGGTGGCCGGTGACAGCTCACTGAGCCGCAATTTCGGGGTGACCACCTACAATGATAAACGCCAGAGTGACAACCGCACCTACACCTTCGAGCCTCGTCGAATTGACTGGACCCGTAACGAATTTATGAATGACACCATTTTACCAAGCCTGAACTTGTCCAAAGTCTATGTACTAACCACTGACGATACAGCCTCAGCGAGTGAGATGGTCATCAATGGTCTGCGGGGTATTGATATAGAGGTGATCCAAATAGGCACCACTACGCGAGGTAAACCCTATGGTTTCGTCCCCGCGCCTAACTGTGGCATGGTGTATTACACTATTCAGTCTAAGTCTGCCAATGAAAAAGGCTTTGGTGACTACGCCAATGGCTTCACCCCAACGCCAGCCAGCCAAATAAGCGGCGAAGCCGGATTGGATGCAAAAGTACCAGGCTGTCAGGTAAGCGACGATTTAAGCCATGCATTAGGTGATGAGAATGAGCAGCTACTGGCAAGCGCCCTGCATCACAGTATTACTGGGACTTGCCTGGTCAGCGAAGCATCGGGGGTGTCTGCCAAGCCTGACAACAGCGAGCACGCAGAGGAGCATAACGCAGTGACATTGCCATTCAAGCCGTTGCGTCATGGTGCTATCCACACAGCCCTCAGAGGACAGTAA
- a CDS encoding endonuclease: MITIKGPLCLTMGLAGSALSLLSTMAWGQVDNGDFEQWQLGKPSNWTTIDSGISLTTEQNRVYSGQTAAAVNVLTTTQGNTDLAQTVTVEAGKTYTFSTWVYHTEGGVRARLVADGYHNYSDPQQLNQWQQLRHDYTATSNGQITVGLRFYDVSGFDGNETVYVDNFQPSGTASTPPPTGGACQANALTFNLTTDKYGEETSWVIKNASNSTVASGQNYGANQSYSENLCLTDGSYTFTISDSYGDGICCSYGNGAYSLNGPSRTIASGSQFTSSASHSFTLGTDNGGGDGGGDTPTGYYGAAAGLSGYALKTALHNIIASHNNQGYGAIWSFIDQYERDRYFENNGTVLDRYSEKPTGTDSHEFTAVGDQCGTARIEGDCYNREHSFPKSWFGGKIEPMNSDIHHIFASDGYVNNRRSSFPFGEVGSSTYVSSNGSKVGSASGIGYSGTVFEPIDQFKGDFARAYFYMATRYQDRISSWQNNSSYSDAVLNGSSDQVFEAWVVAMLKRWHQADPVDALERARNEGAYQFQGNRNPFVDHPEFVEQIW, translated from the coding sequence ATGATTACAATAAAAGGGCCTTTGTGCCTGACAATGGGCCTGGCTGGCAGCGCGTTAAGCCTGCTCAGTACCATGGCATGGGGACAGGTAGACAACGGAGATTTCGAGCAGTGGCAGCTGGGTAAACCCAGCAACTGGACCACCATTGATTCGGGTATCTCTTTGACTACCGAACAGAATCGCGTTTACAGCGGACAAACGGCGGCGGCCGTCAATGTGCTGACAACAACGCAGGGGAATACCGATCTGGCACAAACCGTCACGGTTGAAGCCGGCAAAACTTATACCTTCAGTACCTGGGTCTACCATACTGAAGGCGGCGTCAGGGCTCGCCTGGTCGCTGACGGTTATCACAATTATTCGGATCCGCAACAGTTAAACCAATGGCAACAACTGCGCCATGATTATACGGCCACCAGCAATGGCCAAATCACGGTAGGACTGCGCTTTTATGACGTCAGCGGATTTGATGGCAATGAAACCGTCTATGTTGATAACTTTCAGCCCAGCGGCACTGCGAGCACGCCACCGCCTACCGGTGGGGCCTGTCAGGCCAATGCGCTGACCTTCAACCTGACCACAGACAAGTACGGCGAGGAAACCAGCTGGGTGATTAAAAACGCGTCGAATTCGACCGTCGCCAGCGGCCAGAATTATGGCGCTAACCAGAGCTACAGTGAAAACCTGTGCTTAACCGATGGCTCATACACTTTTACGATATCTGACAGCTATGGTGACGGCATTTGTTGCAGTTATGGAAACGGTGCGTATAGCCTGAATGGTCCATCCAGGACGATAGCGTCGGGTAGCCAGTTCACGTCATCGGCTTCGCACAGCTTCACTCTGGGCACCGATAATGGCGGTGGCGATGGGGGTGGTGATACGCCTACCGGCTACTACGGTGCTGCTGCGGGTTTATCGGGTTACGCCCTGAAAACGGCCCTGCACAACATCATTGCCAGCCATAATAATCAGGGTTATGGCGCTATCTGGTCGTTCATCGATCAGTATGAGCGCGACCGCTACTTTGAGAACAATGGCACAGTGCTGGACCGCTACTCTGAAAAGCCAACCGGCACGGACAGTCACGAGTTTACGGCGGTAGGCGATCAGTGTGGCACCGCCCGCATTGAGGGCGATTGCTACAACCGTGAGCATTCATTTCCGAAAAGCTGGTTTGGTGGCAAAATTGAGCCAATGAACTCAGACATTCACCATATCTTTGCCTCCGACGGCTATGTGAATAACCGCCGTAGCAGCTTCCCGTTTGGCGAAGTGGGCAGCAGTACTTATGTCTCAAGCAACGGCAGTAAAGTGGGCAGCGCCTCGGGCATAGGTTACAGCGGTACCGTGTTTGAGCCGATTGATCAGTTCAAGGGCGACTTTGCCCGCGCCTACTTCTATATGGCTACCCGCTATCAGGATCGTATCAGTAGCTGGCAGAACAATTCCAGCTACAGCGATGCGGTACTTAATGGCAGCAGTGATCAGGTCTTTGAAGCCTGGGTAGTTGCTATGCTCAAACGCTGGCATCAGGCCGATCCGGTTGATGCGCTGGAGCGTGCCCGCAACGAGGGCGCCTACCAGTTCCAGGGCAACCGCAACCCGTTTGTGGACCACCCTGAGTTTGTAGAGCAGATCTGGTAA
- a CDS encoding cyclic peptide export ABC transporter yields MLAKLIRNTWWRFIATALSSVLFGLISVSLVALINEIINSDQADRSEQFIWFAVLACLGVSLQLASKLLAEQLSQQSQATVRREVAEHVIGAQFSHVEAQGAGKIKSCLTEHSLKVAEFFQSLPNILSNAMVVLGSFVYMAWLDWQVFLFALLTLVLGSVGYSLANANAFRKVTEAAKIQDALYDQFDAIYAGAKELKLHRKKRETFFQDVIGSTITLLQKRRVQGASMYHYAASWGGFSVFAFIGGALFYLSAPGADSGKVMSGFALLFLYMLTPLEVMLAAIPKAAAAKASANTIATLTKEMALMPSSNEAMNDFNELTLTEISHGYYHEQSDEVFALTPINLTLRKGELVYLVGGNGSGKTTFAKLLCGLFEAQQGQVLVDGQAVRSAQFDDYRQLFSTVFSDFYLFDRVLGCQGKALEDKGNALIRKLNLHHKVAIKDGAFTTQKLSQGQRKRLALVVAYMEDRPFYIFDEWAADQDPVFKDVFYRELLPELSAQGKTVLVITHDDKYFGLADRLLKMDNGCLSEPASAAAAESSAQQTALV; encoded by the coding sequence GTGCTTGCAAAATTGATCCGTAATACCTGGTGGCGCTTTATCGCCACCGCACTCAGCAGTGTGTTGTTTGGTTTGATCAGCGTGTCGCTGGTTGCGCTGATCAACGAAATCATTAACAGTGATCAGGCTGACCGCTCTGAGCAGTTTATCTGGTTTGCCGTACTGGCCTGTCTGGGGGTGAGCCTGCAACTGGCCTCTAAGTTACTCGCTGAACAGCTCAGTCAGCAAAGCCAGGCCACGGTACGCCGTGAGGTGGCAGAGCACGTGATAGGCGCGCAATTCAGCCACGTTGAAGCGCAGGGGGCTGGCAAGATTAAATCCTGTCTGACCGAGCATAGCCTCAAAGTGGCGGAGTTTTTCCAGAGCCTGCCGAATATTCTCAGTAATGCCATGGTGGTGCTGGGTAGTTTCGTTTACATGGCGTGGCTTGACTGGCAGGTGTTTTTATTCGCCCTACTGACGCTGGTACTGGGCTCGGTGGGCTATAGTCTGGCCAATGCCAATGCGTTTCGAAAAGTAACTGAGGCGGCGAAAATTCAGGACGCTTTGTACGATCAGTTCGATGCCATTTATGCCGGTGCAAAAGAGCTCAAACTGCACCGTAAAAAGCGCGAAACTTTCTTTCAGGATGTGATTGGCAGCACCATTACTTTATTGCAAAAGCGCCGGGTGCAGGGCGCCAGTATGTATCATTATGCGGCATCCTGGGGCGGTTTTAGTGTCTTTGCCTTTATCGGTGGTGCGCTGTTTTATCTGTCCGCACCCGGTGCGGACAGTGGCAAGGTGATGTCGGGCTTTGCGCTGTTATTTCTGTATATGCTGACGCCACTGGAAGTGATGCTGGCCGCCATCCCTAAAGCCGCCGCCGCGAAAGCCTCGGCCAATACCATCGCCACGTTAACCAAAGAAATGGCGCTGATGCCGAGCAGCAATGAGGCCATGAACGACTTTAACGAGCTGACCCTGACAGAGATTAGCCACGGTTATTACCACGAGCAAAGTGATGAGGTGTTTGCCCTGACCCCAATTAATCTGACGCTGCGCAAAGGTGAGTTAGTCTATCTGGTGGGGGGCAACGGCAGCGGTAAAACCACCTTTGCCAAGTTGCTGTGTGGCCTGTTTGAAGCGCAGCAGGGACAGGTACTGGTTGACGGGCAAGCGGTGCGATCGGCGCAGTTCGATGATTATCGCCAGCTGTTCAGCACGGTATTCAGTGATTTTTATCTCTTTGATCGAGTCCTGGGGTGTCAAGGGAAAGCGCTGGAAGATAAAGGCAATGCCTTGATCCGCAAGCTGAACCTACACCATAAAGTGGCGATTAAAGACGGCGCGTTTACCACCCAAAAGCTCTCGCAGGGTCAGCGTAAGCGTCTGGCGTTGGTGGTGGCCTACATGGAAGACAGGCCGTTTTACATCTTTGATGAATGGGCGGCGGATCAGGATCCGGTCTTTAAAGACGTGTTCTATCGCGAGCTGCTGCCAGAGCTGAGCGCTCAGGGCAAAACCGTGCTGGTGATCACCCATGATGACAAGTATTTTGGCCTGGCAGACCGGCTACTTAAAATGGACAACGGTTGCCTCAGTGAGCCTGCCAGCGCGGCGGCTGCTGAGTCATCAGCACAGCAAACGGCGCTCGTCTAG